The Papaver somniferum cultivar HN1 chromosome 3, ASM357369v1, whole genome shotgun sequence genome includes a region encoding these proteins:
- the LOC113358507 gene encoding nephrocystin-3-like isoform X1: protein MAAASLLLPSYPYFNRKDQEGLNLETPGGVQSPSHVHFRKQIIKLYVVPRRIITHVCGVRCFTSNSSLELGSSNKEDAISSKSQSVSRSKTMLPGSSNSIDAMNDLERQLHEYFVKVKSLIKVGNLVGAIDLLRANYNAVKKQIDTGVKGIEQAAMLDVIALGYMAVGDLEYVEYLLEMLNEIVVTLKNEEPLLDSVLMHMGSMYTNLGKFKEAMLVYRRGLAILEGLFGKSSPYLVTPLLGMAKVYTSIRRASKAVEVFNRAITIIETSRGAESEDVVMPLLGLGNLLIKEGKAADAQHSFDRILRIYTNLYGESDGRVGVAMCSLAHALCAEGDVDEAIRLYKNGIKVINDSKFLALDDELVEKMRIDLAELLHVAGREDEGRQLLGECLLITEKYKGNEHPNLVTHLINLATSYSRSKNYAEAERLLRSGLQIMRKTVELNEQSISVPMLHLAVTLYHLRQDDEAEHLTSEVVRIREEAFGKDSLLVGEALDCLISIQSRLGKDDEKVLGLLNRVLSIQEKELGYDSEEVMLTLKKVVFYLNKMGRKDEKVLLQRRLSMLRTRYKQNIPY, encoded by the exons ATGGCAGCAGCTTCACTTCTTCTTCCGTCGTATCCTTATTTCAACAG GAAGGACCAAGAAGGCTTAAATTTGGAAACGCCCGGTGGGGTACAATCCCCATCTCATGTCCATTTCAGAAAGCAAATTATCAAACTTTATGTGGTGCCTCGGAGAATTATTACTCATGTTTGTGGTGTAAGATGTTTTACCTCCAATTCATCACTTGAATTGGGCAGCAGTAACAAGGAAGATGCAATCTCAAGCAAATCCCAGAG TGTTAGCAGGTCTAAAACAATGCTTCCTGGCTCAAGTAACTCCATTGACGCCATGAATGACTTAGAGAGACAGTTACATGAGTACTTCGTGAAAGTAAAAAGCTTAATTAAGGTGGGGAATTTAGTCGGTGCTATTGATCTACTTCGAGCTAATTACAATGCAGTGAAAAAGCAAATTGATACAGGGGTTAAAGGGATAGAGCAAGCTGCCATGCTAGATGTCATAGCCTTGGGATACATGGCTGTTGGAGATCTTGAGTATGTTGAGTATCTCTTGGAGATG TTGAATGAGATTGTGGTTACTTTAAAGAACGAAGAACCTCTACTGGATTCAGTATTGATGCACATGGGAAGTATGTATACTAATTTGGGGAAGTTCAAGGAAGCCATGCTCGTATATCGAAGAGGTCTTGCAATTCTAGAGGGATTATTTGGTAAG AGTAGTCCATATCTTGTAACCCCACTTTTGGGGATGGCAAAGGTCTATACTTCTATTCGGAGAGCCTCAAAAGCCGTGGAGGTTTTTAACCGAGCAATAACAATTATAGAGACCAGCAGAGGTGCTGAAAGTGAAGATGTTGTTATGCCTTTGTTAGGTCTTGGGAATCTTCTGATCAAGGAAGGGAAGGCTGCAGATGCTCAACATTCTTTTGACAG AATCCTGAGGATATATACAAATCTATACGGAGAAAGTGATGGAAGAGTTGGAGTTGCCATGTGTTCCCTAGCCCATGCATTGTGTGCAGAAG GAGACGTTGATGAAGCAATTAGATTGTATAAGAACGGTATCAAAGTTATTAATGATTCAAAATTCCTAGCATTAGATGACGAACTTGTGGAGAAAATGAGAATAGACTTGGCGGAGTTGCTTCACGTTGCAGGAAG AGAAGACGAAGGGCGACAGCTGTTAGGGGAGTGCTTGCTGATAACTGAGAAGTATAAAGGAAACGAACATCCAAATTTAGTAACCCACCTTATAAATCTCGCCACTTCTTATTCACGCTCAAAAAATTACGCAGAGGCTGAGCGCTTATTGAGATCCGGTCTGCAGATCATGAGAAAGACTGTTGAGCTGAACGAGCAGTCTATTTCTGTTCCAATGTTGCACCTTGCTGTTACACTTTACCACTTGAGACAGGACGATGAGGCTGAGCATCTTACGTCGGAGGTTGTGCGGATCCGTGAGGAAGCGTTTGGAAAAGATTCTCTTCTTGTTG GGGAAGCTCTAGATTGCCTGATATCAATTCAGAGCAGACTTGGGAAGGATGACGAGAAGGTACTAGGTTTATTGAACAGGGTTCTGAGCATTCAGGAAAAAGAGTTAGGTTATGATAGTGAAGAGGTGATGCTTACGCTAAAGAAGGTTGTCTTCTACTTGAACAAAATGGGAAGGAAAGATGAGAAAGTGCTACTACAAAGAAGACTATCCATGCTGAGAACCAGATACAAACAAAATATTCCGTATTAG
- the LOC113358507 gene encoding nephrocystin-3-like isoform X3: MLPGSSNSIDAMNDLERQLHEYFVKVKSLIKVGNLVGAIDLLRANYNAVKKQIDTGVKGIEQAAMLDVIALGYMAVGDLEYVEYLLEMLNEIVVTLKNEEPLLDSVLMHMGSMYTNLGKFKEAMLVYRRGLAILEGLFGKSSPYLVTPLLGMAKVYTSIRRASKAVEVFNRAITIIETSRGAESEDVVMPLLGLGNLLIKEGKAADAQHSFDRILRIYTNLYGESDGRVGVAMCSLAHALCAEGDVDEAIRLYKNGIKVINDSKFLALDDELVEKMRIDLAELLHVAGREDEGRQLLGECLLITEKYKGNEHPNLVTHLINLATSYSRSKNYAEAERLLRSGLQIMRKTVELNEQSISVPMLHLAVTLYHLRQDDEAEHLTSEVVRIREEAFGKDSLLVGEALDCLISIQSRLGKDDEKVLGLLNRVLSIQEKELGYDSEEVMLTLKKVVFYLNKMGRKDEKVLLQRRLSMLRTRYKQNIPY; the protein is encoded by the exons ATGCTTCCTGGCTCAAGTAACTCCATTGACGCCATGAATGACTTAGAGAGACAGTTACATGAGTACTTCGTGAAAGTAAAAAGCTTAATTAAGGTGGGGAATTTAGTCGGTGCTATTGATCTACTTCGAGCTAATTACAATGCAGTGAAAAAGCAAATTGATACAGGGGTTAAAGGGATAGAGCAAGCTGCCATGCTAGATGTCATAGCCTTGGGATACATGGCTGTTGGAGATCTTGAGTATGTTGAGTATCTCTTGGAGATG TTGAATGAGATTGTGGTTACTTTAAAGAACGAAGAACCTCTACTGGATTCAGTATTGATGCACATGGGAAGTATGTATACTAATTTGGGGAAGTTCAAGGAAGCCATGCTCGTATATCGAAGAGGTCTTGCAATTCTAGAGGGATTATTTGGTAAG AGTAGTCCATATCTTGTAACCCCACTTTTGGGGATGGCAAAGGTCTATACTTCTATTCGGAGAGCCTCAAAAGCCGTGGAGGTTTTTAACCGAGCAATAACAATTATAGAGACCAGCAGAGGTGCTGAAAGTGAAGATGTTGTTATGCCTTTGTTAGGTCTTGGGAATCTTCTGATCAAGGAAGGGAAGGCTGCAGATGCTCAACATTCTTTTGACAG AATCCTGAGGATATATACAAATCTATACGGAGAAAGTGATGGAAGAGTTGGAGTTGCCATGTGTTCCCTAGCCCATGCATTGTGTGCAGAAG GAGACGTTGATGAAGCAATTAGATTGTATAAGAACGGTATCAAAGTTATTAATGATTCAAAATTCCTAGCATTAGATGACGAACTTGTGGAGAAAATGAGAATAGACTTGGCGGAGTTGCTTCACGTTGCAGGAAG AGAAGACGAAGGGCGACAGCTGTTAGGGGAGTGCTTGCTGATAACTGAGAAGTATAAAGGAAACGAACATCCAAATTTAGTAACCCACCTTATAAATCTCGCCACTTCTTATTCACGCTCAAAAAATTACGCAGAGGCTGAGCGCTTATTGAGATCCGGTCTGCAGATCATGAGAAAGACTGTTGAGCTGAACGAGCAGTCTATTTCTGTTCCAATGTTGCACCTTGCTGTTACACTTTACCACTTGAGACAGGACGATGAGGCTGAGCATCTTACGTCGGAGGTTGTGCGGATCCGTGAGGAAGCGTTTGGAAAAGATTCTCTTCTTGTTG GGGAAGCTCTAGATTGCCTGATATCAATTCAGAGCAGACTTGGGAAGGATGACGAGAAGGTACTAGGTTTATTGAACAGGGTTCTGAGCATTCAGGAAAAAGAGTTAGGTTATGATAGTGAAGAGGTGATGCTTACGCTAAAGAAGGTTGTCTTCTACTTGAACAAAATGGGAAGGAAAGATGAGAAAGTGCTACTACAAAGAAGACTATCCATGCTGAGAACCAGATACAAACAAAATATTCCGTATTAG
- the LOC113358507 gene encoding nephrocystin-3-like isoform X2, producing MAAASLLLPSYPYFNRKDQEGLNLETPGGVQSPSHVHFRKQIIKLYVVPRRIITHVCGVRCFTSNSSLELGSSNKEDAISSKSQRSKTMLPGSSNSIDAMNDLERQLHEYFVKVKSLIKVGNLVGAIDLLRANYNAVKKQIDTGVKGIEQAAMLDVIALGYMAVGDLEYVEYLLEMLNEIVVTLKNEEPLLDSVLMHMGSMYTNLGKFKEAMLVYRRGLAILEGLFGKSSPYLVTPLLGMAKVYTSIRRASKAVEVFNRAITIIETSRGAESEDVVMPLLGLGNLLIKEGKAADAQHSFDRILRIYTNLYGESDGRVGVAMCSLAHALCAEGDVDEAIRLYKNGIKVINDSKFLALDDELVEKMRIDLAELLHVAGREDEGRQLLGECLLITEKYKGNEHPNLVTHLINLATSYSRSKNYAEAERLLRSGLQIMRKTVELNEQSISVPMLHLAVTLYHLRQDDEAEHLTSEVVRIREEAFGKDSLLVGEALDCLISIQSRLGKDDEKVLGLLNRVLSIQEKELGYDSEEVMLTLKKVVFYLNKMGRKDEKVLLQRRLSMLRTRYKQNIPY from the exons ATGGCAGCAGCTTCACTTCTTCTTCCGTCGTATCCTTATTTCAACAG GAAGGACCAAGAAGGCTTAAATTTGGAAACGCCCGGTGGGGTACAATCCCCATCTCATGTCCATTTCAGAAAGCAAATTATCAAACTTTATGTGGTGCCTCGGAGAATTATTACTCATGTTTGTGGTGTAAGATGTTTTACCTCCAATTCATCACTTGAATTGGGCAGCAGTAACAAGGAAGATGCAATCTCAAGCAAATCCCAGAG GTCTAAAACAATGCTTCCTGGCTCAAGTAACTCCATTGACGCCATGAATGACTTAGAGAGACAGTTACATGAGTACTTCGTGAAAGTAAAAAGCTTAATTAAGGTGGGGAATTTAGTCGGTGCTATTGATCTACTTCGAGCTAATTACAATGCAGTGAAAAAGCAAATTGATACAGGGGTTAAAGGGATAGAGCAAGCTGCCATGCTAGATGTCATAGCCTTGGGATACATGGCTGTTGGAGATCTTGAGTATGTTGAGTATCTCTTGGAGATG TTGAATGAGATTGTGGTTACTTTAAAGAACGAAGAACCTCTACTGGATTCAGTATTGATGCACATGGGAAGTATGTATACTAATTTGGGGAAGTTCAAGGAAGCCATGCTCGTATATCGAAGAGGTCTTGCAATTCTAGAGGGATTATTTGGTAAG AGTAGTCCATATCTTGTAACCCCACTTTTGGGGATGGCAAAGGTCTATACTTCTATTCGGAGAGCCTCAAAAGCCGTGGAGGTTTTTAACCGAGCAATAACAATTATAGAGACCAGCAGAGGTGCTGAAAGTGAAGATGTTGTTATGCCTTTGTTAGGTCTTGGGAATCTTCTGATCAAGGAAGGGAAGGCTGCAGATGCTCAACATTCTTTTGACAG AATCCTGAGGATATATACAAATCTATACGGAGAAAGTGATGGAAGAGTTGGAGTTGCCATGTGTTCCCTAGCCCATGCATTGTGTGCAGAAG GAGACGTTGATGAAGCAATTAGATTGTATAAGAACGGTATCAAAGTTATTAATGATTCAAAATTCCTAGCATTAGATGACGAACTTGTGGAGAAAATGAGAATAGACTTGGCGGAGTTGCTTCACGTTGCAGGAAG AGAAGACGAAGGGCGACAGCTGTTAGGGGAGTGCTTGCTGATAACTGAGAAGTATAAAGGAAACGAACATCCAAATTTAGTAACCCACCTTATAAATCTCGCCACTTCTTATTCACGCTCAAAAAATTACGCAGAGGCTGAGCGCTTATTGAGATCCGGTCTGCAGATCATGAGAAAGACTGTTGAGCTGAACGAGCAGTCTATTTCTGTTCCAATGTTGCACCTTGCTGTTACACTTTACCACTTGAGACAGGACGATGAGGCTGAGCATCTTACGTCGGAGGTTGTGCGGATCCGTGAGGAAGCGTTTGGAAAAGATTCTCTTCTTGTTG GGGAAGCTCTAGATTGCCTGATATCAATTCAGAGCAGACTTGGGAAGGATGACGAGAAGGTACTAGGTTTATTGAACAGGGTTCTGAGCATTCAGGAAAAAGAGTTAGGTTATGATAGTGAAGAGGTGATGCTTACGCTAAAGAAGGTTGTCTTCTACTTGAACAAAATGGGAAGGAAAGATGAGAAAGTGCTACTACAAAGAAGACTATCCATGCTGAGAACCAGATACAAACAAAATATTCCGTATTAG